From Anopheles coluzzii chromosome 3, AcolN3, whole genome shotgun sequence, the proteins below share one genomic window:
- the LOC125907364 gene encoding uncharacterized protein LOC125907364, whose translation MFYFVKKVALLYGLLWVTYQTVAQENRLTCGRRKVKSAYLIHNGIDAKVGHWPWHAAIFHRNGEQNEYACGGAVIDENTILTAAHCIYTSSGILPTNLISVHLGKSNLKEENEYTQIHGVHELIVHPKYSSSSIINDIGLIKLSSNITMNKYVQPVCLWTMDSNQKLIEGTNGIIVGFGKNEYDLVSEQLKQVLIGVIDPLTCIASDRVVFGTHLTSEIYCGKGQMGVGACNGDSGGGMFFEVGGKWFVRGLVSFSPLRGNIGLCDPLKYTAYTDVAQYLEWIKQYIDQRVLSFENDVLDIDYEEKLRLFNFGTCGVKSSTMLNDGSSWTLPWLGFVIVSGAADNLRSARCVVTLISDWYAIGPAHCFANDGIERSILLGGPSESTKSECFDRHGSTQCTHPTQTVQIERIITHPKYDSNNFGNNIVLIELLEAANTTQPNVKPICVSAIPELRTNEMTNLSVATYSRRTTTYGDQAVHQTSTEECMDRYADLGLTISWKNMRFCARTATNDNPDCVSLKSGAPLHQLRSLGGSERYFLRGFEILGLACTSGTPPAYNNINEYLDWILYNMRNEILATVDSVNNSKPSIAKQTLEMEWSMLQQQPGNEKMHLFDMNSCGLARTRNQNLGQVTVMPWIGFLETVEIVTDAYPTERSIAVLISEWYALTPKRSVQNGAVW comes from the exons atgttttattttgtaaaaaaggtAGCATTACTCTACGGTTTGTTGTGGGTGACCTATCAAACGGTTGCTCAAGAGAATCGGTTAACGTGTGGTAGACGCAAGGTGAAATCGGCATACCTTATACATAATGGCATTGATGCTAAAGTCGGTCACTGGCCGTGGCATGCAGCGATCTTTCATCGAAATGGCGAGCAGAATGAGTACGCTTGCGGTGGAGCGGTTATTGACGAGAACACTATTCTCACTG CGGCTCACTGCATCTACACATCGAGCGGAATATTACCAACAAACTTGATATCTGTTCATCTTGGAAAGTCGAACCTCAAGGAAGAGAACGAATATACACAAATTCACGGTGTGCATGAACTTATTGTACATCCAAAGTACAGCTCCTCGAGTATTATCAACgacattggtttgatcaagcTGAGTTCGAACATAACGATGAACAAGTATGTGCAACCCGTCTGCCTATGGACAATGGACAGCAATCAGAAGTTGATCGAGGGCACAAACGGAATCATCGTGGGATTTGGTAAAAACGAGTATGATCTTGTATCGGAGCAGCTCAAACAGGTTTTAATTGGTGTGATCGATCCGTTGACGTGCATCGCAAGTGATCGCGTAGTGTTCGGTACGCATCTTACATCCGAAATCTACTGTGGAAAAGGACAGATGGGAGTGGGTGCATGCAATGGAGATAGCGGTGGCGGTATGTTCTTTGAAGTCGGTGGCAAATGGTTTGTGAGAGGCTTGGTATCGTTTAGTCCGCTGCGTGGAAATATCGGACTGTGTGATCCACTCAAGTACACCGCCTATACCGATGTGGCCCAGTACCTAGAATGGATTAAGCAGTATATTGATCAGCGAGTGTTATCCTTCGAGAACGACGTACTGGATATAGATTATGAGGAAAAGCTACGACTGTTCAACTTTGGTACTTGCGGTGTGAAATCTTCAACTATGCTAAATGATGGATCGAGCTGGACGCTTCCCTGGCTTGGATTTGTTATCGTGTCTGGAGCTGCTGACAATCTCCGCAGTGCAAGATGTGTGGTGACATTAATAAGCGATTGGTACGCGATTGGTCCTGCACATTGTTTTGCTAACGACGGTATCGA ACGATCAATTCTACTCGGAGGACCATCGGAATCGACAAAATCAGAATGTTTTGATCGTCATGGAAGCACACAATGTACTCATCCGACCCAAACGGTGCAGATTGAAAGAATTATCACCCATCCGAAGTACGATAGCAATAACTTTGGGAATAATATAGTGCTGATTGAGTTGCTGGAAGCTGCCAATACAACACAGCCGAACGTGAAGCCCATCTGTGTATCAGCTATTCCAGAGCTACGAACAAATGAGATGACCAACTTATCCGTGGCAACCTACTCAAGGCGAACGACCACATATGGAGATCAAGCTGTACACCAAACCAGCACAGAAGAATGTATGGATCGGTACGCTGACTTAGGGTTGACCATCAGTTGGAAAAACATGAGATTCTGTGCACGAACGGCAACCAATGATAACCCGGACTGTGTTTCCCTGAAGAGTGGTGCTCCATTACATCAGTTGCGTTCGCTTGGGGGATCGGAACGATATTTCTTACGTGGGTTTGAAATATTAGGCCTCGCTTGTACATCAGGAACACCACCAGCATACAACAACATTAATGAATATCTGGACTGGATATTATATAACATGAGAAACGAAATACTAGCTACAGTGGATTCCGTGAATAATTCAAAACCTAGCATAGCTAAACAAACTCTCGAAATGGAATGGAGcatgttgcagcagcagccgggaaATGAAAAGATGCATCTGTTCGATATGAACAGCTGTGGTTTAGCTCGCACGCGCAACCAGAACTTGGGACAGGTAACTGTCATGCCGTGGATAGGATTCTTAGAAACGGTAGAAATTGTCACCGATGCGTACCCTACGGAAAGAAGTATAGCAGTGCTCATAAGCGAATGGTATGCATTGACCCCGAAACGTAGTGTACAAAACGGTGCTGTTTGGTAA
- the LOC120955024 gene encoding vitamin K-dependent protein C-like: MFHFIGRVTLFYGLLCVLSLAVAQESRLTCGRRKVKSVYLIHNGIDAKAGHWPWHAAIFHRKGEQNEYACGGAVIDENTVLTAAHCIYTTRGIIPKTLVTVHLGQLDLKEKDEYTQTHSLQEIILHPKYNSSSIINDIALLKLSSHITMTKYVQPVCLWTMDSKLDMIVGRNGTIVGFGLNEQDVVSEQLKQALIGVVDPLTCIASDRSVFGTHLTSDMFCGKGQTGVSACNGDSGGGMFFEVGGKWFVRGLVSFTPLRGNTGLCDPLKHTAYTDVAKYLEWISQYIDQRVLSFENDVLDIDYEEKLRLFIFGTCGVKSSTMLNDGSSWTLPWLGFVIVSGSADNLRSARCVVTLISDWYAIGPAHCFANDGIERSILLGGPSESTKSECFDRHGSTQCTHPTQTVQIERIITHPKYDSNNFGNNIVLIELLEAANTTQPNVKPICVSAIPELRTNEMTNLSVATY; encoded by the exons ATGTTTCACTTCATTGGTAGAGTAACTTTGTTTTacggtttgttgtgtgtgctgtcTCTGGCGGTGGCCCAAGAGAGTCGATTAACGTGCGGTAGACGCAAAGTGAAGTCGGTTTACCTCATCCACAATGGCATTGACGCCAAGGCCGGTCACTGGCCGTGGCATGCGGCGATCTTTCATCGAAAGGGCGAGCAGAATGAGTACGCTTGCGGTGGTGCGGTAATTGATGAGAACACTGTTCTCACTG cGGCACACTGCATCTACACAACGAGAGGTATAATCCCAAAAACCCTGGTAACAGTGCATCTTGGACAATTGGATCTTAAAGAAAAAGATGAATACACACAGACTCACAGTTTGCAGGAAATTATACTACATCCTAAATACAACTCCTCAAGTATTATCAACGACATTGCTCTACTCAAGCTGAGCTCGCACATCACCATGACGAAGTACGTGCAACCCGTCTGTCTGTGGACAATGGACAGCAAGCTGGATATGATCGTGGGTAGAAACGGAACGATTGTTGGATTTGGACTGAACGAACAGGATGTAGTTTCGGAGCAGCTCAAACAAGCATTGATTGGTGTGGTCGATCCGTTGACATGCATTGCAAGTGATCGTAGCGTGTTCGGTACGCATCTGACGTCGGACATGTTCTGTGGAAAAGGACAGACGGGTGTGAGTGCGTGCAATGGAGATAGCGGTGGCGGTATGTTCTTTGAGGTCGGCGGCAAATGGTTCGTGAGAGGCTTGGTATCGTTTACTCCACTGCGTGGAAATACCGGACTGTGCGATCCTCTCAAGCACACCGCCTATACCGATGTAGCCAAGTATCTAGAATGGATTTCCCAGTACATTGATCAGCGAGTGTTATCCTTCGAGAACGACGTGCTGGACATAGATTATGAAGAAAAGCTACGACTGTTCATCTTTGGTACTTGCGGTGTGAAATCTTCAACTATGTTAAATGATGGATCGAGCTGGACGCTTCCCTGGCTTGGATTTGTTATCGTGTCTGGATCTGCTGACAATCTCCGCAGTGCAAGATGTGTGGTGACATTAATAAGCGATTGGTACGCGATTGGCCCTGCACATTGTTTTGCTAACGACGGTATCGA ACGATCAATTCTACTCGGAGGACCATCGGAATCGACAAAATCAGAATGTTTTGATCGTCATGGAAGCACACAATGTACTCATCCGACCCAAACGGTGCAGATTGAAAGAATTATCACCCATCCGAAGTACGATAGCAATAACTTTGGGAATAATATAGTGCTGATTGAGTTGCTGGAAGCTGCCAATACAACACAGCCGAACGTGAAGCCCATCTGTGTATCAGCTATTCCAGAGCTACGAACCAATGAGATGACCAACTTATCCGTGGCAACCTAC
- the LOC120955023 gene encoding polyserase-2-like, which translates to MLYLVSRVTLLYGVLCVVYLTTAQESRLTCGRRKVKSVYLIHNGIDAKAGHWPWHAAVFHNMTGRTDYACGGSILDEDTILTASHCVHTRRGVLPAARVLVHVGQINLKEASEYTQTLGAREIILHPGFSRNSIINDIALIKLSSNITMTKYVQPVCLWTMDSKKELIVGKNGTIVGFGLNEQDVVSERLKQALIGVVDALTCIASDRSVFGTHLTSDMFCGKGQKGVSACNGDSGGGMFFEVGGKWFVRGLVSFTPLRGNTTLCDPLKYTAYTDVAKHLEWIKQYIDQRVLSFESDVLDIDYEEKLRLFNFQTCGVKSSTVHPGGSNWTLPWLGFVRAPNEYKTRCVVTLISDWYAVGPAHCFENDGVEAFILLGAGYEHLKSECFDRNGSTLCTHLSQMRRIQRIIVHPMFGTNNAADNIALIELLSPADTSQPNVKPICLPVTSELRTNAKTNLHVAVISRDEDSYKNIPVRYLDSAECMKLYAQENIVLNLENKRLCAEIANNQDEQNCNALISGSPLQELKMFGGKEQYFLRGFELLGQACNARAPPIYNNIEAYIDWILYNMRYNEPEDFVQTESLPANDTLKSQWMRLQQQPGNENLQLFNMRSCGVTANIVNAKTGSIVVYPWMVTVFGWRTIIDEDKQLEVQSVGVLISERYFLTNAHLVKQKAWWRSVVIGLSNLILQAQCVGDSCVQAVEATIRSIHIHPNYANDPLNYNIALVELTSPVNSTSRHIKPICMPFLKDMFKTNPLELVVTSNEDLDMRSKTLTALNPTTCQRQLAQEGFLTSTKTVPWCAVAADNRQQSLPLLLNGGAPLQARMQFDEDQRFFLRGINLRNNVPNELPYLPELFTNVDRFLEWIVDNMKGKEHNVPLFNVSKASDPRRIDLPPVQDGSKRRSFNFSNCGAIPPVNGSFNSFPIIPWMGFLSSNATLNMSSKCAVTLVSEWYAVNLAACFSGDNLEYSVLFGVNSVKMHTDCTDAASGCGAPTQRIPVRKVIIHPQYDSSVYRNDIALIQFARAADTSQPNVKPICLPVLDEVRSYDTSSLVAVGQNEEDTRFILSNAGNRYVESTECQNRWDSLAVNLPIENRKMCILLEIAPNNECFDLLIGSSLQTIQVVGSNERHFLRGILELKAVVCNLHFPLVYTDTDRYLDWMLENMVETELSAYSLRSSYDLREKLIFTN; encoded by the exons ATGCTTTACTTAGTTAGTAGAGTAACACTACTCTACGGTGTATTGTGTGTAGTATATCTAACGACGGCCCAAGAGAGTCGGTTAACGTGCGGTAGACGCAAAGTGAAGTCGGTTTACCTTATCCACAATGGCATTGACGCCAAGGCCGGTCACTGGCCGTGGCATGCAGCGGTCTTCCATAACATGACCGGAAGGACGGATTACGCTTGCGGTGGATCGATCCTTGACGAGGACACTATTCTCACAG CCTCTCATTGCGTGCATACTCGACGAGGTGTGCTCCCGGCGGCTCGCGTGTTAGTACACGTGGGACAAATCAATCTGAAAGAAGCAAGCGAATACACGCAGACGCTTGGGGCACGGGAAATTATACTTCACCCTGGATTTAGCAGAAACAGCATCATCAACGACATTGCGTTGATCAAGCTTAGCTCCAACATAACGATGACGAAATACGTGCAACCTGTTTGTTTGTGGACCATGGACAGCAAGAAAGAGTTAATCGTTGGTAAAAATGGAACGATTGTGGGGTTCGGTTTAAACGAGCAGGACGTTGTATCGGAGCGGCTCAAACAGGCCTTGATTGGTGTGGTGGATGCGTTGACGTGCATTGCAAGTGATCGTAGTGTGTTTGGAACTCACCTTACGTCGGACATGTTCTGTGGGAAAGGACAGAAGGGTGTGAGTGCATGCAACGGAGATAGCGGTGGCGGTATGTTCTTTGAAGTCGGTGGCAAATGGTTCGTGAGGGGCTTGGTATCGTTCACGCCATTGCGAGGTAACACGACGCTATGCGATCCGCTAAAGTACACGGCCTACACCGATGTGGCAAAGCACTTGGAATGGATTAAGCAGTACATTGATCAGCGAGTGCTGTCGTTCGAAAGCGATGTGTTGGATATAGACTATGAAGAAAAACTACGCCTGTTCAACTTCCAGACGTGCGGTGTGAAATCATCTACTGTTCATCCTGGCGGATCTAATTGGACACTACCCTGGCTTGGATTTGTCAGAGCGCCGAATGAGTACAAAACTAGATGTGTTGTTACACTCATAAGCGATTGGTATGCGGTTGGACCTGCGCATTGTTTCGAAAATGACGGTGTTGA GGCTTTCATTTTGTTAGGTGCTGGATACGAACACTTAAAATCGGAATGTTTCGACCGCAACGGATCTACCCTATGCACTCATCTCTCCCAAATGCGACGTATTCAAAGGATCATTGTGCATCCAATGTTCGGTACAAACAATGCTGCAGACAATATCGCACTCATCGAGCTGCTATCCCCAGCAGACACCAGCCAGCCAAACGTGAAGCCTATCTGCCTGCCTGTAACGTCTGAGCTTAGAACGAACGCAAAGACAAACTTACACGTTGCAGTGATTTCAAGAGATGAAGACTCGTACAAAAACATTCCCGTTCGCTATCTAGACTCTGCCGAGTGTATGAAACTGTACGCCCAAGAGAACATTGTGTTGAATCTGGAAAACAAACGACTCTGCGCAGAAATAGCGAACAACCAGGACGAACAAAATTGCAATGCACTTATATCAGGATCACCGCTTCAGGAACTGAAGATGTTTGGTGGTAAGGAGCAATACTTCCTGCGAGGATTCGAGTTGCTTGGACAGGCCTGTAATGCGCGTGCACCACCAATTTACAACAATATCGAGGCATACATCGACTGGATACTGTACAACATGAGGTACAACGAGCCGGAGGACTTTGTACAAACAGAAAGTTTGCCAGCTAATGACACGTTAAAATCACAATGGATGAGACTACAGCAACAACCAGGGAATGAAAATCTTCAACTCTTCAATATGAGGTCGTGCGGTGTAACGGCAAACATCGTGAATGCAAAAACGGGCTCCATCGTCGTCTATCCCTGGATGGTGACAGTGTTTGGTTGGCGGACAATTATAGATGAGGATAAACAATTGGAAGTGCAAAGTGTAGGAGTATTGATAAGCGAACGATACTTTCTAACAAACGCCCATCTAGTGAAACAGAAAGCATGGTG GCGTTCGGTTGTCATTGGATTGAGCAACCTTATCCTCCAAGCTCAGTGTGTCGGTGACTCTTGTGTGCAAGCGGTTGAGGCAACCATTAGAAGCATTCACATCCATCCGAATTATGCAAACGATCCGCTTAATTATAATATCGCACTGGTTGAGCTTACATCACCAGTTAATTCCACCAGCCGACACATCAAACCAATCTGCATGCCATTTCTTAAGGATATGTTTAAGACAAATCCGCTCGAGCTGGTTGTTACCTCGAACGAGGACTTGGACATGAGAAGCAAAACGTTGACAGCACTCAATCCGACCACCTGTCAACGGCAACTGGCACAGGAAGGGTTTCTGACCTCAACAAAAACTGTTCCTTGGTGCGCGGTAGCTGCAGACAATCGTCAACAGTcattgccgctgctgctaaaTGGAGGTGCACCACTGCAAGCCCGAATGCAGTTCGATGAGGATCAGCGGTTTTTCCTGAGAGGCATCAATCTACGCAACAACGTGCCGAACGAGTTACCTTACCTTCCGGAGTTGTTCACCAATGTTGACCGGTTTCTGGAATGGATTGTGGACAACATGAAGGGCAAAGAGCATAATGTGCCACTTTTTAACGTGTCCAAAGCATCAGATCCTAGGCGTATTGATTTGCCCCCAGTACAGGACGGTTCCAAGAGAAGATCGTTCAATTTCAGCAACTGTGGAGCTATCCCGCCAGTAAATGGGTCTTTCAATAGTTTTCCAATTATCCCATGGATGGGTTTCTTATCTTCTAATGCAACCCTTAACATGTCTAGCAAATGTGCAGTCACTCTTGTTAGCGAATGGTACGCCGTGAATTTGGCGGCTTGTTTTAGTGGAGATAACCTCGA ATACTCCGTTCTATTTGGCGTCAATAGCGTCAAAATGCATACAGACTGTACCGATGCAGCAAGTGGATGTGGTGCCCCTACCCAACGAATTCCAGTGCGCAAGGTCATCATCCATCCACAGTACGATAGCTCTGTCTACCGCAATGATATTGCGTTGATTCAGTTTGCAAGAGCAGCGGATACATCTCAACCAAATGTTAAACCAATCTGCCTTCCAGTGTTGGATGAAGTACGTAGCTATGATACATCCAGCCTAGTTGCAGTTGGTCAAAACGAGGAGGACACTCGATTCATACTTTCCAATGCAGGTAATAGGTACGTTGAATCGACTGAATGTCAAAATCGTTGGGATAGTTTGGCAGTCAATCTTCCCATCGAAAACAGAAAGATGTGTATTTTGCTTGAAATAGCACCTAATAATGAGTGTTTCGATCTACTGATCGGTTCATCGCTGCAGACAATTCAAGTAGTCGGTTCGAACGAAAGACATTTTCTACGCGGCATTCTCGAGCTCAAAGCGGTAGTTTGTAATCTTCACTTTCCACTAGTGTACACAGATACAGATCGTTATTTAGATTGGATGTTGGAGAACATGGTAGAAACCGAACTGTCGGCATATTCATTAAGATCGTCATACGATTTGAGAGAAAAACTCATTTTTACTAATTAA